The following coding sequences lie in one Anomaloglossus baeobatrachus isolate aAnoBae1 chromosome 7, aAnoBae1.hap1, whole genome shotgun sequence genomic window:
- the SUMO1 gene encoding small ubiquitin-related modifier 1, translated as MSDQEAKPSSEDLGDKKEGGDYIKLKVIGQDSSEIHFKVKMTTHLKKLKESYCQRQGVPMNSLRFLFEGQRIADHQTPKELGMEEEDVIEVYQEQTGGHSLI; from the exons GAAGCAAAACCATCCAGTGAGGACTTGGGAGATAAAAAGGAAGGAGGCGATTATATTAAACTGAAAGTAATTGGCCAG GACAGCAGTGAAATCCATTTTAAGGTAAAGATGACGACGCACCTGAAAAAGCTGAAAGAGTCCTACTGTCAGAGACAG GGTGTGCCCATGAATTCCCTAAGGTTTCTTTTTGAAGGGCAGAGGATTGCAGATCACCAGACCCCTAAAGAG CTGGGCATGGAGGAAGAAGACGTTATTGAGGTTTATCAGGAACAGACTGGGGGCCATTcgttgatttaa